The [Clostridium] celerecrescens 18A genomic sequence TTATGGATAAAGAAGTATTAGATTATGCTGTTGAGAAAACTCACGAATTGATGAGTGCACCATCATGTAGCAATGAGGCAAAAGCAGCGGCTCAGACCTGGTTGGATTCTATTGGAACTGATAGGGAAGCCGCAGAAACCAAAAAGTATATTGATGAACTTGAGGCAGATATCTTGCCTGTTGACAGTTTAATCGGTTTTGCAGGATCTGAGGCTGGAATCCAGGTTTTTGGTGAAGAAACTGCGAAGAATATTGAGGCACATGCAATTGAAATAAAATCTGCCGGAGAGAAATATTGTGATTGTCCGGCTTGTGCTGCTGTAGCAGCAATTCTTAGTAAGAAAGATGTCCTTCTTAAATAGGAAAATAAAATTAAAAATCGGAACACTTTAAAGAGCATCAATCAGAAATGATTGGTGCCTTTTCTTT encodes the following:
- a CDS encoding molecular chaperone Hsp90; the encoded protein is MDKEVLDYAVEKTHELMSAPSCSNEAKAAAQTWLDSIGTDREAAETKKYIDELEADILPVDSLIGFAGSEAGIQVFGEETAKNIEAHAIEIKSAGEKYCDCPACAAVAAILSKKDVLLK